A genome region from Portunus trituberculatus isolate SZX2019 chromosome 18, ASM1759143v1, whole genome shotgun sequence includes the following:
- the LOC123505751 gene encoding uncharacterized protein LOC123505751 — protein sequence MPEDPEDVKASPFTPTPFDARLIPEFDGTTDVVEWVTRAEMLCELRGAAFRSVLPLRLTGGAFAVWSQLPQASRCSPEAVRDALYAAFALDQYAAYEAFATRRLRPGESADVYLAELRSLSTLFGGVPERALACAFVTGLPDDIRRTVRAGCRAEDLDLRAASRATSESTEAHSSLLELRPAGASCCSMPVDGKRRSTETIVHASCCMRWQPRITSVTTISGDTFRCTGVGEVSVETPAGLCARLEALVVSQPPLGADVVLGIAGIEALGGVTVKSACDVQFCGAGQRRLCGTDAPAPLVVDAPDFSVQFNTVSRTWIVTWKWTNGAAPDCLGNTVEQYNVPLSMRQAFCQELESWITSGWLVPHDEQQHGAPRGLLPLMAVWQNNGGKVRPVLDYRELNDCVTAFTADSDVCSDQLRKWRRHGENVSVLDLRKAYLQVRVDQQLWPFQTVMVRGRRYCLTRLGFGLNIAPQVMKAVVKTILAQDSKIEQAVLPYVDDPVLPTPTDYFALHRH from the exons ATGCCCGAAGACCCGGAAGACGTGAAGGCGAGCCCATTTACACCAACGCCATTTGACGCTAGACTCATCCCGGAGTTCGACGGTACAACGGACGTCGTAGAATGGGTGACAAGGGCCGAGATGTTGTGCGAGCTTCGGGGCGCCGCCTTCCGGTCCGTCTTACCGCTGCGCCTGACTGGTGGCGCGTTCGCCGTGTGGTCACAACTCCCTCAAGCCAGCCGCTGTTCTCCAGAAGCCGTGCGTGACGCCTTGTACGCGGCGTTCGCTTTGGACCAGTACGCGGCGTACGAGGCATTCGCTACACGCCGCCTCCGGCCGGGTGAGTCCGCCGACGTCTACCTGGCAGAGCTGCGGAGTTTATCAACTTTGTTTGGGGGAGTCCCGGAGCGTGCCCTCGCCTGTGCCTTCGTGACTGGACTGCCAGATGACATTCGCAGAACAGTTCGCGCTGGATGTAGGGCCGAAGACCTCGACCTG AGAGCAGCTTCACGAGCAACAAGTGAGAGCACCGAGGCGCACTCGTCGTTGCTGGAATTGCGGCCGGCCGGAGCATCTTGCTGCAGCATGCCCGTGGACGGGAAACGAC GCAGCACCGAGACCATCGTGCACGCTTCGTGTTGCATGCGGTGGCAACCGCGGATCACCAGCGTAACGACCATCAGTGGAGACACGTTCCGGTGTACTGGAGTCGGCGAGGTGTCTGTGGAGACTCCTGCTGGCCTGTGTGCCAGACTCGAAGCACTGGTGGTGAGCCAGCCTCCCCTGGGCGCGGATGTTGTACTTGGCATCGCAGGCATCGAGGCACTTGGCGGAGTCACGGTGAAGTCTGCCTGTGATGTTCAATTCTGCGGCGCTGGACAGCGACGGTTGTGTGGCACCGATGCCCCTGCGCCATTGGTGGTGGACGCCCCTGACTTCAGCGTGCAGTTCAACACAGTGAGTCGGACGTGGATCGTCACGTGGAAGTGGACGAATGGTGCTGCCCCTGACTGTCTCGGCAACACAGTGGAGCAGTACAACGTGCCCCTTTCCATGCGACAGGCGTTCTGCCAGGAGCTGGAGTCGTGGATTACAAGTGGTTGGCTTGTACCTCACGATGAGCAGCAGCACGGGGCACCTCGGGGGCTTCTACCGCTCATGGCAGTGTGGCAGAACAATGGCGGTAAGGTGCGGCCCGTACTCGATTACCGTGAGCTAAATGACTGCGTGACTGCCTTCACTGCCGACAGCGACGTATGCTCTGACCAACTAAGGAAGTGGCGCCGGCATGGAGAGAACGTGTCCGTCCTCGACCTACGCAAGGCGTATCTACAGGTGCGTGTAGATCAGCAGTTGTGGCCTTTCCAGACCGTGATGGTGAGAGGTCGGCGGTACTGCTTAACGCGCCTTGGATTTGGCCTCAACATCGCTCCACAAGTTATGAAAGCAGTTGTCAAGACCATCCTGGCTCAAGACTCTAAGATCGAACAAGCAGTTTTGCCGTACGTAGACGACCCAGTGTTGCCAACCCCTACAGACTACTTCGCCCTACACAGACACTGA